Proteins from one Primulina huaijiensis isolate GDHJ02 chromosome 18, ASM1229523v2, whole genome shotgun sequence genomic window:
- the LOC140964768 gene encoding AP2/ERF and B3 domain-containing transcription factor RAV1-like, with amino-acid sequence MDGSRFKGVVSQPNGRWGAQIYEKHQRVWLGTYNKEQEAAKSYDIALKRFRGCPVNEEDDFETVFLNSHPKSEIVDMLRKHTYKDELERSRRRYGGSGEKPSKYWRFRPLHGGDTVARSRELHFEKAVTPSDVGKLNRLVIPKQHAQKHFHVQNNSMTSKGLLLNFEDMGGKVWRFRYSFWNSSQSFVLTKGWRRFVKMKNLRAGDIVTFQRSSGPDKQFYIDRKERDASDVGVAGVESGLDRTVQMVRLFGVDICCGYGGGGGGDDGGIAIVDGNW; translated from the coding sequence atggatGGTTCCAGATTCAAAGGCGTAGTCTCTCAGCCCAATGGCAGGTGGGGTGCGCAAATCTACGAGAAGCATCAAAGGGTTTGGTTAGGAACTTACAATAAGGAACAAGAGGCGGCGAAATCTTACGACATCGCCTTGAAAAGATTCCGCGGCTGCCCGGTGAACGAAGAAGACGATTTCGAGACAGTGTTCTTGAATTCTCATCCCAAATCCGAGATAGTCGACATGCTCAGGAAACACACGTACAAAGACGAGCTCGAGCGGAGCAGGAGGAGGTACGGCGGAAGCGGAGAAAAACCCTCGAAATATTGGAGATTCCGCCCTCTTCACGGAGGAGACACGGTGGCAAGGTCCCGGGAACTCCACTTTGAGAAGGCGGTTACACCTAGCGACGTGGGAAAGCTCAACAGGCTAGTAATTCCCAAACAACACGCTCAAAAACACTTCCATGTACAGAATAACAGCATGACTTCAAAAGGGTTGCTATTAAATTTTGAAGACATGGGAGGTAAAGTGTGGAGGTTTCGTTATTCTTTCTGGAACAGCAGCCAAAGCTTTGTTTTAACGAAAGGGTGGAGAAGATTCGTGAAGATGAAGAACTTGCGGGCCGGAGACATTGTTACTTTTCAAAGATCTTCTGGCCCGGATAAGCAGTTTTACATCGATCGGAAGGAGAGGGATGCATCAGATGTCGGTGTGGCCGGTGTAGAGTCGGGCCTGGATCGGACCGTTCAGATGGTTAGGTTATTTGGAGTGGATATATGTTGCGGTTATGGCGGTGGCGGCGGCGGCGACGATGGCGGGATCGCCATTGTTGATGGTAACTGGTGA